A genomic window from Massilia sp. METH4 includes:
- a CDS encoding TonB-dependent receptor, with translation MQHMGKHRGHAGRLTALAVAIATLSAQAQAQAQTQAPETAQAAPDANVVVVTGFRASLNSALNTKKNSDGIVDVIKAEDIAKFPDANLAESLQRVPGVALARGDGGEGKQITVRGLNAGFTRVRINGIEGVAATGASDINGSTNRGRGFDFSVFASELFNSLEVRKTSEAAVEEGSLGATVDLRTGRPFDFKGRTISLGVQEYYNDLSEKTQPRVTALISDRWDTRYGKVGALVSAAWSKRRALEEGYEAVDLLAANADGGFCSPAGFAPQNPANNAVKGIDAANCGFGEPRTSNLAAWNDVMGRTDNYGGTIASPAAGSGAFHPRIPRYRRSMTDYERTGITGALQWKPSADTDVNLDLMYGKFDNRRYDNYISAISFGRTLQTANGKPQTSIADAHFDGNGSWDYGKFNGVDIRTEGLLDVYTTTFKQYVFSGGHRFSDRFKVNFLHGTSNSELDEPMRATVQFDSPNVDGFSFDFRNNRNVPALNFGIDVANPNSFTFGPQDTDGTLHGQFVGRYLNTRNKLKTTELNGSFDVNDRLTLRAGYSNRKNTWSNVEIGSGGNGLALPAGVTVADISQQVSGFGKGLGAAVPSSWAAVDLDKLRAIYDIECHCDAVPGSQYAYLTQANRAVEEKIDALYGMVDFNYDWGGIGWRGNVGVRGAETRATSMALINVAGQLRPNVVTKKYRDWLPAFNLTAQLPKDVYLRFSAGKVLSRPEYVDLAPSATVSGQSGTVGIGNGNLDPIRAKTYDLQAEWYYDKNAMVSLGVFRKEIDSFIQTVSERAVYNTLGLPNELLVFNGCSITGGTPGCPTSPTDSVVVSRKVNTPGGPLNGAEFNLQAPFNFLPGVWKNFGLLANYTYVKSKITYITRVDNPNTTANEQLQVQANFTGLSPRAHNLTLYYEDAKFSARVSKAHRSSYLLAVLGDVQGHDFTVVDGSTNIDASISYQLTPNLRISLEGQNLTDEPLRYGRDTQRNDTLLYVHSGRSAVLGLSYKF, from the coding sequence ATGCAGCACATGGGTAAGCATCGGGGCCATGCGGGAAGGTTGACGGCGCTGGCCGTGGCGATCGCCACGCTGTCGGCGCAGGCACAGGCACAGGCTCAAACGCAGGCACCGGAAACGGCGCAGGCCGCACCGGACGCGAACGTGGTCGTGGTGACGGGCTTCCGGGCCAGCTTGAACAGCGCCCTGAACACGAAGAAGAACTCCGACGGCATCGTGGACGTGATCAAGGCCGAGGATATCGCCAAGTTCCCGGATGCGAACCTGGCCGAATCCCTGCAGCGCGTGCCCGGCGTGGCGCTGGCGCGCGGCGACGGCGGCGAGGGCAAGCAGATCACGGTGCGCGGCCTGAACGCGGGCTTTACGCGCGTGCGCATCAACGGCATCGAGGGCGTGGCGGCCACCGGCGCGTCGGACATCAACGGCAGCACGAACCGCGGCCGCGGCTTCGACTTTTCCGTGTTCGCCTCGGAGCTGTTCAACAGCCTGGAGGTGCGCAAGACGTCGGAAGCGGCGGTGGAAGAAGGCTCGCTGGGCGCCACCGTCGACCTGCGCACCGGCCGACCGTTCGACTTCAAGGGCCGCACGATCAGCCTGGGCGTGCAGGAGTACTACAACGACCTGTCCGAAAAGACGCAGCCGCGCGTGACAGCCCTGATCTCGGACCGCTGGGACACCCGCTACGGCAAGGTGGGCGCCCTGGTGTCGGCTGCCTGGTCGAAGCGCCGCGCGCTGGAAGAAGGCTATGAGGCCGTCGACCTGCTGGCCGCGAACGCCGACGGCGGCTTCTGCTCGCCGGCCGGCTTCGCGCCGCAGAACCCGGCGAACAATGCCGTCAAGGGCATCGATGCCGCCAACTGCGGCTTCGGCGAACCGCGCACGTCGAACCTGGCGGCGTGGAACGACGTGATGGGCCGTACCGACAACTACGGCGGCACCATCGCATCCCCGGCGGCCGGTTCCGGCGCCTTCCACCCGCGCATCCCGCGCTACCGCCGCTCGATGACCGACTACGAGCGCACCGGCATCACGGGCGCGTTGCAATGGAAGCCCTCGGCCGACACCGACGTGAACCTCGACCTCATGTACGGCAAGTTCGACAACCGCCGCTACGACAACTACATCTCGGCGATCTCCTTCGGCCGCACCCTCCAGACGGCGAACGGCAAGCCGCAGACCTCGATCGCCGACGCGCACTTCGATGGAAACGGCAGCTGGGACTACGGCAAGTTCAACGGCGTGGACATCCGCACCGAAGGTTTGCTGGACGTGTACACCACCACGTTCAAGCAGTACGTGTTCTCCGGCGGCCACCGCTTTTCCGACCGCTTCAAGGTCAATTTCCTGCACGGCACGTCGAACTCGGAACTGGACGAGCCGATGCGCGCGACGGTGCAGTTCGACTCGCCAAACGTGGATGGCTTCTCGTTCGACTTCCGCAACAACCGCAACGTACCGGCGCTGAACTTCGGCATCGACGTGGCCAACCCGAACAGCTTCACCTTCGGCCCGCAGGACACGGACGGCACGCTGCACGGCCAGTTCGTCGGGCGCTACCTGAACACCCGCAACAAGCTGAAGACGACGGAACTGAACGGTTCCTTCGACGTGAACGACCGCCTCACGCTGCGGGCCGGCTATTCGAACCGCAAGAACACGTGGAGCAACGTGGAGATCGGCTCGGGCGGCAACGGCCTGGCATTGCCCGCCGGGGTCACCGTGGCCGACATCTCCCAGCAGGTGTCCGGCTTCGGCAAGGGCCTGGGCGCGGCCGTGCCGTCGTCCTGGGCCGCGGTGGACCTGGACAAGCTGCGCGCCATCTACGACATCGAATGCCATTGCGACGCGGTGCCCGGTTCGCAGTACGCCTATCTCACGCAGGCGAACCGTGCGGTCGAGGAAAAGATCGATGCGCTGTACGGCATGGTCGACTTCAACTACGACTGGGGCGGCATCGGCTGGCGCGGCAATGTCGGCGTGCGCGGCGCGGAAACCAGGGCAACCTCGATGGCACTGATCAACGTGGCCGGCCAGCTGCGGCCGAACGTCGTCACGAAGAAGTACCGCGACTGGCTGCCGGCGTTCAACCTGACGGCGCAGCTGCCGAAGGATGTCTATCTGCGCTTCTCGGCCGGCAAGGTGCTGTCGCGGCCCGAGTACGTGGACCTGGCGCCGTCGGCCACCGTGTCCGGCCAGTCCGGCACCGTCGGCATCGGCAACGGCAACCTCGACCCGATCCGCGCCAAGACCTACGACTTGCAGGCCGAGTGGTACTACGACAAGAACGCGATGGTGTCGCTGGGCGTGTTCCGCAAGGAGATCGACAGCTTCATCCAGACCGTTTCCGAACGCGCCGTGTACAACACGCTGGGCCTGCCGAACGAGCTGCTGGTGTTCAACGGCTGCTCGATCACGGGCGGCACGCCGGGCTGTCCCACGTCGCCGACCGATTCGGTGGTGGTGAGCCGCAAGGTGAACACGCCGGGCGGCCCGTTGAACGGCGCGGAATTCAATCTGCAGGCACCGTTCAACTTCCTGCCGGGCGTGTGGAAGAACTTCGGGCTGCTGGCGAACTACACGTACGTGAAGTCGAAGATCACCTACATCACCCGGGTGGACAATCCGAACACCACCGCCAACGAGCAGTTGCAGGTGCAGGCCAACTTTACCGGCCTGTCGCCGCGCGCGCACAACCTCACGCTGTACTACGAGGATGCGAAATTCTCGGCGCGGGTGTCGAAGGCGCACCGGTCCTCGTACCTGCTGGCGGTGCTGGGCGACGTGCAGGGCCACGACTTCACTGTCGTCGACGGTTCCACCAATATCGACGCCAGCATCTCTTACCAGTTGACGCCGAACCTGCGCATTTCGCTGGAAGGGCAGAACCTCACCGACGAGCCGCTGCGCTATGGCCGCGACACGCAGCGCAACGACACGCTGCTGTACGTGCATTCGGGCCGCTCGGCCGTGCTCGGCCTGTCCTACAAGTTCTGA
- a CDS encoding SGNH/GDSL hydrolase family protein, producing the protein MKTSFARRRFLGGAFAATLALAALAGAPLAHGASEAGRGWAGTWGAAPADAAPKTLQTFKDQTLRLVVHTSIGGTKVRIRLSNELGKAPLRIGAAHVALRRAGADIDPASSHALTFGGRPFAVIPPGAPVLSDPVEFAVPAQADLAVSLHLPGEAQATTAHGNAFQTSYVSSPGNFAAAATFPVQRTIGSWPFLAEVDVLAPGAGTIVALGDSITDGSNTTTDANRRWPDVLALRLQGARPGLRLGVVNRGIGGNRLLRDPGEWPPFGRAVLARFDRDVLATAGVRHVVLLIGINDIGHPGTGSMPAAEGPSAEDLIAGYRQVIARARAHGISIHGATLTPFEGTVFPGYYTAPKEAVRQAVNKWIRESREFDSVIDFDRALRDPAQPSKLLAKYDSGDHLHPNDAGMAAMAEAVPLEIFAR; encoded by the coding sequence TTGAAGACATCGTTCGCGCGGCGCCGCTTCCTGGGCGGCGCCTTCGCCGCCACGCTGGCGCTGGCCGCGCTGGCCGGCGCGCCGCTGGCCCATGGGGCATCCGAAGCGGGCCGCGGCTGGGCCGGCACCTGGGGCGCCGCACCGGCCGACGCGGCTCCGAAGACGCTGCAGACGTTCAAGGACCAGACGCTCAGGCTGGTCGTGCACACGAGTATCGGCGGCACGAAGGTGCGCATCCGCCTGTCGAACGAGCTTGGCAAGGCGCCTCTGCGCATCGGCGCGGCGCACGTGGCCTTGCGCAGGGCCGGGGCGGACATCGATCCGGCATCGAGCCACGCGCTGACCTTCGGCGGGCGGCCCTTCGCCGTCATCCCGCCGGGCGCGCCGGTGCTGTCCGATCCGGTGGAATTCGCGGTGCCGGCCCAGGCCGACCTGGCCGTGAGCCTGCACCTGCCGGGCGAAGCGCAGGCCACGACCGCGCACGGCAATGCCTTCCAGACCAGCTACGTGTCGAGCCCGGGCAATTTCGCCGCCGCGGCCACTTTCCCCGTGCAGCGCACGATCGGCTCGTGGCCGTTCCTGGCCGAGGTGGACGTGCTGGCGCCCGGCGCGGGCACGATCGTCGCGCTGGGGGATTCGATCACGGATGGCTCCAACACCACGACCGACGCGAACCGCCGCTGGCCCGACGTGCTGGCGCTGCGCCTGCAAGGGGCGCGGCCGGGCCTGCGACTCGGCGTCGTCAATCGCGGCATCGGCGGCAACCGGCTGCTGCGCGATCCCGGCGAGTGGCCGCCGTTCGGCCGCGCCGTGCTGGCGCGCTTTGACCGCGACGTGCTGGCCACCGCCGGCGTGCGCCACGTGGTGCTCCTCATCGGTATCAACGACATCGGCCATCCCGGCACCGGTTCGATGCCGGCCGCCGAAGGCCCTTCGGCCGAAGACCTGATCGCCGGCTACCGCCAGGTGATCGCGCGCGCCCGCGCGCACGGCATCTCCATCCACGGCGCCACGCTCACGCCGTTCGAAGGCACGGTGTTCCCCGGCTATTACACGGCGCCGAAGGAAGCGGTGCGGCAAGCCGTCAACAAGTGGATACGCGAAAGCCGCGAATTCGATTCCGTGATCGACTTCGACCGCGCCCTGCGCGACCCCGCGCAACCGTCGAAACTGTTGGCGAAGTACGACAGTGGCGACCACCTGCACCCGAACGACGCCGGCATGGCCGCGATGGCCGAAGCGGTACCGCTGGAGATCTTTGCGCGGTGA